The Colias croceus chromosome 22, ilColCroc2.1 DNA window GCGAGCATCACGCCGGAACGACCCCTGCCTTGTCTGCAGTGTATGCCGAGCACCTGGggtttataaattgaatattacctattgaagtagaaaacttaaatatataataatattagcgTCGGCTTTACCAGTAAGTTACACACACCCAAGGATCACGTACATATCCaacggtgaaagaatttttgtaataattggtcaagtagttcctgattagcacgttcaaacaaactgtTCAATTAGATATTGCAAGAAGAATCATAATGAATACTTAATTAGCTAAATAGTAATAGGCTTGTGGGCGTAAAGGCAAAAAGTGCTTTGAGTAGAGCCTGATTTGTTCTATAGTCTATTAGACATcgaaatgtcttaaaaagcaGGTTCCGGGTTCGCTCAGAGGATTCTCTATAAATGATATAGTTTTCTGTATTTCTATTATTGGTTTGAATTATAAGTGtagcataaaatattaattctagTGAACATActcataaaaactataattgatcagcaaaaaaaatatctgaagGTTTTccattttagttattattaatttttattggaaaGGGTCTACGACGCAATGAGACTTTTTTCAAGGAACACTACACGATATACGAATATAGCACTTACCTCTCCATTTTTATCAGCCTTCTTACAAATATCTATGAATTTCTCTATCTGCTCTACCGTGGGTACATCGAACTCTTCCACGGGTATTTCTGTCCACTTCAACCTCGGCATGTCATCAACTGGTGGCTTTTTTCCCGCCGTCAGAGTGACCAGGTGCGTTATACCTTGATTGACTAAAAACTTCAAATTCTCCTTATGTCTAGGGAAGGCCATTGCTGCCAATTTCTTGGGGATAACCCACGAAAACTTTAACGGCGGGTAAGCGTCCACTTCTATTTCGGGAAACGGATTTTCAGGTATAATTACTGTTAAGTCCGTATTTCCatttcgaatttcctttctcGCGCCCGCCAAGTGACGATCATCCTGTTCAGTTATATCTTCCATTCTCGTCACCACGTGGTAATATTCGTCCGCCattttgcgaaaaatttaattcaccGTTATTTAATTGATTCTAAGACACCGCTATTACGATTGACTATCATCAACGATATTCTACAATTGACTGACGACACGACGTAAAAGTTGGCATGCTTCCCTTTTCTCTGGAggatgtaatatttatttctggaGACCCAGACCTTGGCCAGAATTTATTTACGGGTGGAAACATTAAAGTACAATATAATGGCTCTTATTCCACCAATATAGAGATAGGAATAGTAAAATTGGACGCAGTTTTATTTTGCGCAGTTGTTATTAAACAGACGTAAAGCgaatctaataaattttactttcacacgtttcgtttatttttgttcgtTTTGAGCAGTGACGCTCATTTGATTATGATGAATTTAACGAAAGAAACTGTTGGCAAATGTTCATGAATGAATTTCTTCACTTGTTGTCTTGACAATGAGTTTCACTTTAATGATTGTACAGTTTGTTGCTTTCGTCGGGGAGACATATTgacatttgaatttttaaagcaTAAGTATGCTTTAAAAGGTAATTTATACTAAATCTTATATTTTGCAGAGGTCTGTCTACTAATTAATGTAGACTGTGGATTGTGGTGTAAGGACTGTAAGAAtccatgtaattttttttaagttaaagtTAATGTAATctaaaatctttataatttatattacattaacTTTAACTTAGTGTGAAAGATTTCGTcccatttttatattgtcagtccataaatgttaattaattgaCACAGCCAGAATCTTAgatttttaatgtcatttattCAATGAGCAGTATTCAAGCGAGAACATGCGCTCAcaagataaaaacaaaaaacaactaactataatattaaaactaaaggacaaataacaaataaaaaacaatatcaataaagtataatatttaattccaTACAACACAAGTGTATACTAACTAAGGTGTAAATATCTATCTTCTAAACCATACCGATTAATACATTTGACCAAAATTTTGAGCCAATTAGAATGTGtcacttttaaatttaaatattaagtacattgaaataaaaaaacaaatacgtgaCATGTAAcatatagatagggaggcgaagaggggaattttctgcaatactcgagcgtggcagtttaagatatgagagataccttagacctaatagaacaaactttttcactatttagctctatatgtagtgacgcgcgcctaggatagacgatcagattagtaaaaaaaatcgatagtctgaaatactcgagcgcgtcagattaagatattgggggttgattttagttcggtttccgaatgaccggaagtctggaggagccatttcgtcttccgaaaaacgcgttgcagcatataagtcgcgaactttactttttcaaaaaaaaaagtttaagtaaacaaaaaaggtaattttattttacaaaaaaaggtctcttttcatttttgtccaaagcttaatttttttttacttgaagcatcataaaaacttaaactcccggttttttgagtatatctcgaaaactgagggtggtaagaaaaattgatatgaaataacgatgattaaaaaaaagaaacccacaaacctttttcggtcagattaagagaacccaccaacatttttatcagattaagaaaatatgctttcaggatacctagataaacctcccctatgaaaatctgacgcgctcgagtatttcaaaaggactttttttttctgcattttcaaaaattcatcgtaacttatcgtcatgccgtaattgtcagtttttttaagagGAGCTTTCTTGGGGCCtaattaacaccccttccgaaaatctgacgcgctcgagtaaattttttttttgtgcattttaatttttatttaaatttatatgcctagccccaccacgcaaaccggcagattagtataccgttgttattagaggcacttggggcatacgtagtatgaatatctgacgcgctcgagaatgcccaagtaactgttttttttacatttttgaaaatccgtacacgccaaacccaccgctaaaatggtttttaccatagaagcttttcttttcgaaattattttctctttcgattttgataagtctcgacgacgccgttgaattacgccatttagctacctcgcctccctatctaataGGGTGCTTAaccaccaataatgtgcgaaGAATGTGTTTATAAAGAACCAATCATATTGCTTCATatagtttgaagtttgaagcgtgaagcgtttgaagcgatactattggttatttacgaacacattcctcgctacagatcctcgcacattattggtgcAAATGCACCCTTAcggtagatatttttttttaataaatgaaagaaGAACAAAATACGAGATGACATAAGacactttttaaataagtatttttttaaagatagttTAACAACTTCTGGATGCTCTTTTACCGTATCTGTCAGTTTAAACGAAGTCAGAGACTTTATCAGGAAGTTGAGAAACTAGCCCAATGTTCTAACTAGacgcgaataaaaaaatatcacatgCCACTTTCAAAATAAAGCCAATTTTTATAACAGTGTAGATGTTTGAATGGAATGCAATAGGATAATCGAATATCAAGCgttttaaaactatcttttaaaatataaaattacaaaaaattagaTACTTCAGTATATAAATGGAATGTAAACTCGATAATTGACGTAAGTACTTGCAAACGGAATAAATACGAAACCTATCGTGTGATCATTGACGATAATATAAAGGCTTATTTGATATGTGACAGTATACTTACTATAAAGAACCTTAGGAGTATAGCagataataaactaaaataagcTCTAATATCTAAAATACTTTGATCTAGATATTatactaaaactaaaatatttgatatacaagattaattaaaaattaatataagttttcTTAAAAGACTTACGAACAGGCAATGATCGCTTCGCTTCCAATCAAAAAGTTCGTTTCCTCGACAGTACCTTACATAACATGATTGTAAAATGTCGCGTTTCGATAAAAAtcgtaattaaaacaatatacaaGGAACAAACACTCATAGTATCGCAGGAAAATACGTTTATACAAACTATTGCTATACGGAGTTCCACAAGGCACTGCATTAGGCCACAAactatataatgtatttaactATGTCGAAACAACATTTCGAGCgaataataacaacaatacCGATTTGCAACAGTATAAGAGATTCAAGGCACGATTTAACGATAACTGGAATGTAAATTTGATTCATTTAACAGCAATACTTTCGAATATAAAAGTACATATAATCCACCAAATTCGATAATGAAcagtgaaaaataattataataacttctaacatgattataataaattaacgaATACTATATTggataaattcataatttgttacaatttaaaaaccgAAAACATGAACGTTAGCACCTTCCATAGGAAGTGGAGACTTAATCTAAAGCATCATAGAGAACAAAcagttttattgtattaatacaatattaaggATAACCTCACGTTAAGTACACAACtactataaattttaacagatAACACAGATTCTAAGTAGGAAATATATATTCATCTAATAGTTCTTGCGTTTAATTTTACGagagtataattattttatttagaaattaacgACGTTGATGTGAACGCGATGATACACAAAAatcctttaaattttattgaagtgaaacttctttaggcgcgttgagagtaacaTTTCAAGTTCGCGTAATACCGTCACgccatggagtaaggcgacaattttggtatctttgaatcttgccaaagaagtttctctTCTGAAACGCGTGCTcgacacacacgctctttttttcaTTGTAAAATTTACCTAGTGCTTTTATTCGTTTATTAGTAGTTAATTAActgaatttttattgtttaaaatagtaACGATAGTAGTATTACATCGATGAACACTCTTCTTTTGGACGAATAGGTTCCTATTTTATAAGGCGTCCTTTTTActatacaaattttaataaaaaccccgaatattataaagtaaggAATGTAAGAcagataaatatttgtatcccTTAGTTTCTTTATTGTTTGGTGTGAAGTTCGCTTAAAtccattttatataaacagacattttaaatttatttttatcagacTAATGTGGAATGTTAGCCAtggaatgtttaaaatatgaataatatattttgatcacAATAATTTGTTTAGTGCAATAATTTTATGCAAGATAGAGAGAGTAAATATAAGAGCTGTTTCTCtctttttgaatgaaattatgatgccttataatttatgaattcGTGTAAAAACTATGCATTTAGACATGCCATAAATAACAAATGCAAGGCATGGcggttttatttttctttatttatatttttttattggctagatttttattttatttttgatttcaCTTCTTTAGCTTTGTTTTTTAGTggtgttttcttattttgttgTGCTGTTGCtgacaaataaatgttttattctttatttttagtccTCCAAATTCCAATAAGCCGCcatttatattagtttttgGCAGCAACGCAACGTGTTCGTATTAGATTTAATagcttatatttataatttaacatcTCTGAGTAGCTACAGccatttatgatatttattgtCTGTAATACTAATTTACTAATATTCATTGTTACATATATGGttctttaaaagaaaattttttcaccataatatatactatatcCACACTATGTTATTATCAAGATAAATGCACACctttttattgattataaCTTTTAACTATATTGTAATGTCGTGTACACTTTATTAAAACGCCCAGACAAATCCAGGGTTAAACGTTagctgaaaaaaaatttcttcAATTTTGGTATACTGACACTAAAACTTTGACACTTTGACACTATAACTCGCACCAAACACTATTGTCCTACACTTTCCCATACTTTGTTATAGGCTTGCACATCCTATAgcggtatattatgtactagagGTGTAGTATTTGCCCGTCGTCTTTGCTCGCCATTTGTTGGTATGGAGCTTCTTGGTCGTGTAAGGTGACAGCCGTTAGATCGACTATTTCGTCTTGGTCCTCTTGGTCGAATCTGAAAGAAAGATCTTGCTTTAGTATATtgtctatctatactaataatataaagaggaatggtttgtaattatgtatgtatggttttcacgcataaactactggaccgattttgatgaaatttggcacagaccctgagaaagaacataggcttttattgcgaaatatgtaccacgggcgaagccggggtggaccgctagtttttaatatcaggaaaaaaaaattgtttgttttttttgtgattttactTTAGTCACATTCATCCGATTCTTATAGTTTGCCATTTGATcgctatattatataatgggAACCGCTCTCTGCAGGGGAAGCCGGTTTGCGGTCATGCCGGTCTAATATGGCCGTCCATTCAGATGACTATTTGTTTAAAGTTAACCTTTACACAAAAGTAATTAACGTGAGAAGCCATTAAACCTGTCAAATGACCATTCTTATACCTGTCAATTGTGCTAATACCCTTACGATTCTCGTAAACACGTTTGCTTGTGTGCGTGAGCCATTTCGAATGTGTTGTATGAAGATTCCTTactatctgtatattgtgccTATACcgagtataaatttataaagaatagaaaaaaccGACCTATACCGAGTTACAAAGCGTATCACACACACATACGTCTCACCAATCAGTGTAGAATCTAAGTTTCGTAAATGTCCTTAAATTCTCATAGCACTGAGTGGATATATCCATTTTGTACtgtttatgtattaatttaaattattttattgttaagaaatagtaataagtatttatatgataacgaatccatactaatattataaatacaaaagtaactctgtctgtctgtctgttactcaatcacgccttaactactgaacaaatttcaatgaaatttggtatagagatattttgatacccgagaaaggacataggctactttttaccccgggatataggataggttttatcccggaaatcccacgggaacgggaactatgcgggtttttctttgactgcgcgggcgaagccgcgggtggaaagttAGTATGATTTATGATACCTGTCCTCGTCGGGCTCGCTGGCGGGCCGGTCGGTGCGGGCGGGCTCCGGCGGCGGGCCGGCGCGCTGGTTGGCGGGCCGCACAGTGATTATAAGGTTCGATGAGTTCGCTACCATCATGTCCGTCACCTGTTATTGgggaaaataaagttttacgCTGAGGATTAACTTTTTCCAAACGTCCACAAAAAGACGTTTAATACGAGCGGAAAGAGCCGGGGCTCATATTTCTGTGTAGTTAAAAAACCCAAACTAGTGTCTTATTGTATTATTCACGATTTTTCACCCAAATACTCCATTCCACAAGCAccttctttaaaaatatggtaACAATTCCCTACCATACCTATATACCCATATATAACTAccaattataaatttacaaattcCCTACCATTTTCTCCCATACCACTTCTCAAAAACTACCCTACTTCCTAAACGATCATATCAAAAACCCACCTGATCCAAGGTCTTATTGGACACATCGATCCCGTTAACTTCAAGCACTTCATCGTTAACACCGAGCAGGCCGGTGGACTCAGCCAAACCGCCGGGCACGAGCCGCGATATGAAAATCCCGGGCGATCTTTCTACCCCACTCGCAGTTACACGTACTGATGTGCCGTCTctggaaataataaacaaatatatgagTACTAGATCTCAATGtggaaagaaaaaacaaatatagaataaaaataaataaataaatatttcaggacaattttcacacacggcacgatctcaTACTATGCTTTCGCTTCTGTTATGGAAAcgagatggctgataaacatacatatataattttaaataaatacttatatagataattaacacccagacacagagcaaacatctatgttcatcacacaaatatttgccccagGTGGGAATCAAACCCACGACCTCtagcttggaaggcagggccactaccaaacaagccaaccggtcagtcagaAGATGGATAACTACAGATTACAAACAAAACAGACAAACGTCTGTACGTGATAAACTCAAACTACTATCTTCATTATATTCTTCAAGAGATAGCGTGATTCAAGATAAAGgttttagaatattataatttgctAATTTTTAGAATATGTGGGTGAAGCCACGGGCCTTGCCTAAGCCTTGAAgttaactttataaaaaataggtaggtaactaaAAAGCGTCTGTGAAAACTGAGATGGTAAAAGTCTCAGCAAAAGCTGACTAGCCAAGCGCGGccagcgctgattttcagtcCAGTCTGTCTTCCaagcatattttttatgttctatttattattatgagaaAAGAACACAAGATATACTACAACAGGGACCAAATAGTCAGAAAATcaaattatcaatattgtaaACTAAACCTaggaagaataaataattaccttaTGAAAAATCCTAGCGGTCTATCGGAGCCGTGCTTTAATAATTTCACCCTCCTACACGTTTCCGGTACTATATCTACATCTATGATTGCTGATACCTGGAAAaaacacattattattattaaaaaatcataaagaggagaaaataattaatattttgatgtagtaatattaaaaagtttatgaagaagtaaaataatttagtaactaacaataataatttcattatatatttcatatacTATTTCATTCAATATTTGTCAACGAAGTACTCATGTGAGACGTCTTTTAGATTGCTGATATTACTTGCTATGTGATTtgctctctctctctctcttgaatgtagtaattaaaagtagtatgtaatatttaagcACTAGAAAACACAACTAATTATGTAACTTACAATAACCTTatgattatgatattttttttaaataacagatcactgaaatatttaaaaaaatcgaaaaaaatctaatttaaaaaacatttgaatgctataaaaactaattataaaataacagaaTACTTATAACACAAATCTAACTAAGTTCGTCGTagttaaattcaaaaataaacagcCTTAACCCATTTTTCTCTAAGAGGCTAACATCAAATGCTCTTGAAAAAAACCATAGCAATTGTATGAATGCTCTGAGCTGATGCTTAAGTATTAATCTTAAGTATATACTTATGTTAAGTCTTTCTCAAGTATTCATTTATTCGTTTAGAAATTAACTACGGAATAATACACGGTTTGTTCATGATATTGTAACACAACTTTTGAATATATGATGACTAGCTTATCTGTCAGATAAAATgacatataatttaaatagaaaatttaaagtaattgCTGAAACCGAACCTTAATCCATTGACATTGATTATACAAAaccaaacatttttatatatttagttattcCGGTAAGCTAAAGCATTGCGGAGTATCATCAAAACCAGTTCATCAGTTTAatcgtgaaagagtaacaagtAACATAAATCAcccatccatccatcctcacaaattttttacgtttataatattctataactgcctaaatataaaacaacacTCCTTTTTTTTCAACTGAGGTTATTAAAACCTCTAAAATCTTTAAACAAGAGCTCAAATTTTGTtcccttataatattagtactactagcttaccaTCCTAAAGTCGTGTGGGTTGGATATAGCCAGTCCCTTGTTCTTCGCCGGTGTACCGCTAAGTATTGAAGATATGATGTTGCGTGGTCGCATCGTTCCATAGCCGTTTAGTTCTTCAAGACTGTCCCCTGGAAAAAAGCGTTTCAAGGTTAAGTAGAGActtatctaaataataaaaataaatcgcgAAAATGTAGCGTGAGTTGAGAACAGCTCAACCAATTTggcttatttttgtttaagcACAAGAAAGCTGTTCTTACAGAAAAAGAGCAATAGGGCAGAATTTCAACTAcgacagctagtatattataaagctgaaaatgtttgtttgaacacgctaacaGCAGAAACCCCTGGatcgattaaaaaaattctgaaCTTCATCTTGATCTTCTAATCTTTTTACAAATCTACGATAGTTTATCAATTTAGCTAGAAGGctaaaaagttatataaatatatcgaAAAACTGCATAACGGAATCCGCGCGAATCATTTATCTCGACACCAACATATTTCAATGTTGATCACAATGGAATCCCACGGTTGTGAACTCAAAGGCGAATCTCATACAAGAGTCACCAAATATGGCATCTGACTCACGCATACTAGGtgttattgtaaattactTTAACTGTAATGTTGGTAGCAAATGGCAATGTTCTGAATATCGGTCAAGTGCGAGTTGTATAACGTTAAGtcatattttgataaagaCATTAGTTGTGAATCGCGCAAGTAAAATGTTTTTGCTTCTAAGTTCTTACTTGCATCCTAAACTATGCATAGAATTTCCCTGCAACATCTATAATAGGAGGCTTATAGACTAGCCTGTTTCTCGAACGCCGAACGGAATTCATTCCATAGACATCAAAGGAAACAATTCAGTATggaaaatgttgaaaaatacttttgtATCGGAAAATTGTCGAAGTAACAATTTAAGTCATTAGGTTGGGTACTTATGTTATAGATCCATCACCGCACATCAGACGTATGTCACATGAGCTatgatttgttatttttctgttaactagcattccgcccgcggcttcgcccgctatctgtaaaacctaataaattatatacttaaaccttcctcttgaatcacactatctattaaaaaaacttcatcaaaatccgttgcgtagtttaaaaatatttaagcatacctacatagggacatagggacagagaaagcgatttagttttatactatgtagtgaagtagATTTCTGATTCTTCAGAAAAATGTGGAAATAtgcaatacataatattattttttatttatattaaatacggTATGTTcctagtttaaaaaaatgcggAACGTTCCGCAACCGTATCATAAATTTCTAACATCGTAATTTTATAACGTCTTACAATCTTGATTACATAacgtttatataattaaattaattcttaattacatacatttaattaatagtaAAGACAACGCATATCACATTATTAAGTGGTGACGTCATAACCCCATTGAAGCATTGGGATTAGAAAACGCGCGTTCATTCTTTATTGTCATCTTTTACGTCATTTCTTACGTTTCAAGAGAATTACTTTGAGGTATCTCATTCaactataatatacaattcGTTTTGCTTACGGACAATTGGATTtatacgtttattttttttttttttttttttatggtataGGACagcaaacgagcagacgcgtcgcctgatgttaagcgatacacgccgcccataagcatccactccACTGGGAAGTGAATGTGTTGCTGTCCTCAAAGGGATTTTGAAGGAGTTAGGTAGAAGGGGCGAGGATGGGAGGGAATGAGGATAGGGAAGGAGAGGACGGGTAGGGGATGGGAAGGGATGTGGGCGtccggacccctcactcaccgtacgtacggaacgcgacagtaaactgtcactgtggcgccgatattctgtgagggtgtggtaccttccccggtgcgagcgtggcccaattcgtgccgaagcatgctcgactcccactTAAAAACCGttttttatacctaggtagtgattaataattcttaaagGACAAGAAGGTGAACATACTTCTATGTTCACCTTCTTCTATGTACCTCAGTTCTCCAGGAATCGAATTCAGGTCCTCTTGGTTTTAAGTTCACGTGTTTACCACTGAACCAAGGGTATCAAAATTATCGCAAAATTTGCGACTTGTGGCTTTGTTTAGAAATAGAAGTCTAAATCCTTATTTagaataattttttgtgtGTACCAAATTTAATCCAGATGCAATCGCCCAATTTTGCGTGTACCACCTACTCGTAAAAACTTGCTCGCTTTATAAGAACTATTTTTCAATCCCAAACCAAAAACAGAACTTCAAAATTTTTCAACTACATTACAAATTATCATAACGTTATCTCTAGTCTACAGATAACTCGACTACAGTTATATAATGAGATGCGAATATTAAACTCGCATATATTAACTGCGTCGCGTGCTCATGATTTTGTTGATTAGCAACTGTTACGCCCTCCTGTCTGTGTAAAACTGTGTAGGTATAAATCAGTGATTTTGGTAGAGAAAATGGAATGATCAATAAGTACTAGGTGTTTATCTGTTTGTTTCACGAATATAAGATTGGCtgtattttaagaattatcttatataaaaattaaaaatataggtattcgaatataaaaaaaaatacatttccaaATATGTGCCTCATTTCCGAAACTAAAGAGGTAACCAATATTGGTGAACTTTAACTCGAAACATAACGtggctttatttttataattataatttaagtttaagtAAGTCCCGATTCCGCACTTATTgactcaaaataaaataagaaaaatatagcCTATTATCTCTCCTAATTTACTAATATGAAGCTTCTCGATCCTCCCCTGTCAAAGAATTTTCTGTAACCACTACATAGTTTATCGATTTACCCATAGATAACTAACCAATGAAtcaatatttacaatacatatatagataactaggtacatataaaCTTGTCCCGACAAATACGTATACCTAATGGAACTTGCACACCATAATTGAATGGAAGTAGTCAGCAATTAAACAATGCTCGATCACATTCAATTGAACCGAATGCTATCGTCATAGCTATTAACATTGAATGCTCTGTTTGGTCATGTGTGTGGTACAGAGGACATAATATTCATGGTGTAATATTGAATGTAGTACGTTAAATGTAATGTAGGTACGAAGTTTTTTTAGTATcttaaatttgtgtttttattaatttaataacaatttaataaaaaatacaattaaaagtaaatattcagaataaaaatcgtataaaaattttctttgtatacttttaactgttttattttatttaactaacGAAAACAATGATTTcgtttttaacatttttaattcgtACTTTCGTCTAATTATTCTAGATAAATCCATCcaaattctaaataataaagcTCAGTCTCAGTCATAATGAAACGTACGCCACGCTTCGGCGACTCCATTCTGAGTGCACATCATTTGAGCGCATGTACCATGACCACGTAATACGTATCTATAACtcgctgtgccctgcggttttaccggCAGTGATCGACTCCTggtggtcttagcgtgatgatataatatagcttatagccttcctcgatagatgggctatctaacaccgaaagaatttttcaaatcggacctgagattagcgcgttcaaacaaacaaacataaaaactaacatacaaacaaactcttcagctttataatattagtatagataatattataaagctgaagagtttgtttgtttgtttgattgtaatgaataggctcataaactactggaccgactttcaccattcgaaatcTACaatatccacgagtaatataggctatat harbors:
- the LOC123701822 gene encoding dual specificity protein phosphatase 23-like gives rise to the protein MADEYYHVVTRMEDITEQDDRHLAGARKEIRNGNTDLTVIIPENPFPEIEVDAYPPLKFSWVIPKKLAAMAFPRHKENLKFLVNQGITHLVTLTAGKKPPVDDMPRLKWTEIPVEEFDVPTVEQIEKFIDICKKADKNGEVLGIHCRQGRGRSGVMLACYLVHFHRFDPEQALNVIRMIRNGSCDFCEQEEAVGRYYEHLTENNPLRFGVSGEVMEEFIEAAKEYTKKALL
- the LOC123701724 gene encoding partitioning defective protein 6, with the protein product MSKNKIAARIDSQSVEVKTKFDAEFRRFSLNKSEKLKYDDFKALIEKLHRLHDVAFLISYTDPRDGDLLPINNDDNLARALLTARPLLRVIIQRKGDSLEELNGYGTMRPRNIISSILSGTPAKNKGLAISNPHDFRMVSAIIDVDIVPETCRRVKLLKHGSDRPLGFFIRDGTSVRVTASGVERSPGIFISRLVPGGLAESTGLLGVNDEVLEVNGIDVSNKTLDQVTDMMVANSSNLIITVRPANQRAGPPPEPARTDRPASEPDEDRFDQEDQDEIVDLTAVTLHDQEAPYQQMASKDDGQILHL